The proteins below come from a single Triplophysa rosa linkage group LG12, Trosa_1v2, whole genome shotgun sequence genomic window:
- the LOC130562916 gene encoding peroxynitrite isomerase THAP4-like, with protein MACKMAPTKKALRVKVMSRLKLGSSCCVVGCNMTSGTNALSKIKMFRFPRDEERRRAWTAAVRREAWQPGKNTRICSTHFIKGAPSVDPLHPDYVPSIFEHINGISGSQKKRKRTSVVKSIHADTGERCTAVGTDLSMADIEQLQNEKFELQRKVALLKMKLELQENEYKIRLQSEM; from the exons ATGGCTTGTAAAATGGCGCCGACTAAAAAAGCACTAAGAGTTAAGGTGATGAGTAGACTGAAGCTGGGCTCAAGTTGTTGTGTTGTGGGATGCAACATGACCTCTGGAACAAATGCCTTGtcgaaaataaaaatgtttcggTTTCCCAGAGACGAGGAGAGACGACGAGCATGGACCGCCGCTGTGCGCAGAGAGGCTTGGCAGCCAGGCAAGAATACAAGGATCTGTAGCACTCACTTCATTAAAG gtGCACCATCAGTGGACCCATTACACCCAGATTATGTTCCATCAATATTCGAACACATAAACGGCATCAGTGGTTCACAGAAGAAACGGAAGAGAACATCTGTGGTTAAGTCCATCCATGCTGACACTGGAGAAAGATGCACTGCTGTGGGTACAGATCTTTCAATGGCAGACATTGAGCAgctacaaaatgaaaaatttgaATTGCAAAGAAAAGTTGCTTTACTGAAGATGAAACTGGAATTGCAAGAAAATGAGTACAAGATCAGACTTCAAAGTGAAATGTGA